ATTGAGTCTTAATctaagtttttaatcaatttttagTTTGAAATCATAGTGTGACCCACATACAACCATTTTTTATATACACAAAGGTCATATTTCACTTTTATAACGGCAAAAATGAATATAGTTCGGATCAGTTCTTACTTTTTTTAGGAGTAAAAACTAATATGGATCTAATCACCTGTATAATTACAAATAAAATCTaacttttttttccctaaaacaATAACCATGCATAAGTCCCGATTTTGTAAGAAacttaaaattaatattttaaaagtcgGGTATGAAAAAAGTCATTTAAAGAAATATAATGGACGTTTTCACCAATTTTTTCCTGATATTTTCTTTTACTACGAAAAGGAACACTTACCTTGCTTGGATTGCTGTTTTCCGTAGAAAAATTTCGTcattttccgtgaacacatttccctattaccttttttcctcacatacatcaaatcgctacagtaatttttccatgaaaaatgacggaaaatgcaatccaaacgggacCTTATACTATACTACTGCAATAAGGGAGGAAGAATCATCCAATTGGGTTATAAACAAAGAAGATTAGATGGAAAGGCTTATCTAGACCACAGAATTGTACTCACACCCTCTAAatctttttttgcttttgaccgAAGGGCGTCGCAGAAATTCTTGTGGCCGACTACGTTGAGGGTGGTTACTGGTTAAAGAGTGTGGATATCGGTTCTTATACCTTTCAAAATTCAAGGATTGACGTAAATGCTTCCGGACAAAGAATGATGAACTTCCTCCCTCTCATGATCTCCTGCCTAATTCAAAGCATGTGCTAATTAATACTACTATCTTGAACTAACTCTTGCAAATGTGAATCACGGATCAGAGACAGCCATCAGGTTCGTTGTGTGTGTAAATCAAAAGCCGATATCCAAACAGGTTTTGCTTTCCAAAATTCTACCAAACACAGATGGTCAAAAATTGTACATGTGGGGCACCACAATACTCATCCAGACCCCACCAATTTCCCTTATCTGGACCTTTCTTTGCTCCGACTAATGATAACCTTGTGCACTGTACAGTTCAGCATTCGGCCCTTTCTCTTTTCAGGTATCCTTTCGCTGCATAGTTCAAACCATATGTGTTAGGCATACTTACCAAGAAGCAAAACTTTATCCCCAGCATGGCCATTTTTTCTTAGGTGAAATCTTCTTTGCTCAAGTTCCTAGTTCCCACTGCAGGAGTAGAATAAAATAACATATCCACATGGagccaaaccctagttcatctaAAGCTGACAGAAAAACCATTGAGAGAAACAGAAGAAATCGGATGAAGACCCTTTATTCCAAGCTCACCTCTCTTATTCCTCCTCAATCCAGGGTTCCTTCCTAGCCCAGAACACGTCTTCATATATAACATGCATACACctcacttcttcttctttgccTTTTTTCTATGTTTTTATAAGGGAAGTGTGGCAAAGAAGTAAAAAATTTGGGAGCAAATGTTTTGGTGTATGTTCATATATCTCGAAATTatggtaagtttttttttttccttcttttcatgTTTCCAGGAAGCATCATCTCTGCCAGATCAACTTGAGGAAGCCACAAATTACATAAAGAAGATGCAGATCAAGTTGGAGAAGTTGAAGGAGAGAAGAGATTTTACTAATGGAACAAGATTAAGCAGTGATACAGATACAGCGTCTGCAGGTTTGAGACTGCCCCATATTGACATTCAAGAAAGGGGTTCGGCTCTGGAAGTGGTTCTGATAACTAAGTCGGATTGCCAATTCATGTTCACTGAGACCATCCGTTTGCTCCACGAAGAAGGAGCTGAGGTTGTCAATGCCAGTTTTTCTGTGCTGGATGAAACCATTTTCCACACTGTACATTCCAAGGTAACCACTAGCCTGCTGTCTTTTCATGCTTTTTTCTGCCATATCTAAGAGAAATCTGaacttttcttctcttttgtgTCTTTAGATAGGAGAATCAGCACCTTGTTCTGCAGCAGCAAGGATATCCGAGAAGCTAAAGAAGTATGTTTATGGTGACAATTAGTTAACTGATCTGACatgttttttcttgtttttcattaGTTTGAGTCTTGACTTGTTATCATTCCAAATGGAGATCAATTCATTTTCCCTACCGTTTTTGTGTCACGTCTGAGGTGTAAGATGTGAATCTCTTGAATCCGCTTCAATTTATTGACTGATTATATGCTTCTTGTAGTCTTGaacttttttctcttcttccacACTAGGATTTGGCCCTCCGTATACCATTTAGATATAATCGTGCATCATTAAGATTGAAAATGAAAGTTAGGTACTTACATTATCACCCACATTTTATTGTCGCCCACATTTTCCTAGCAAACACGGGTTGTTTTGCAAGTGAGATACCAGCGTTGCTACTTAGTTGTTGGTATTCTCCAACACAGGCTTAGGTTAGTTGCATATGCAAGATTTAGATCATATTTGGTCAATAACCAACCACCAAGGTGTAAGTATGTATTTCTAGTGCTTCAAAACATGGACATGCCATTTGATACTTTGATTAAGGTTCACAGGTTCAGCGACTGCATCTTAATTCCACGAGGTCTGGCCACAATGCAAAGAAAACCAGTACTTTATTTTCTGAAGTTGTTGTTGTTAACTAGATGCAAATAACTATAATTACTAGTACCAGTAGTGTTTATCAGCCATGAGATGATTCCGTTCAAGATGTTTGATCCTATTCCTAAGAATCACCAAGTCATATGCCATTTGTTCAAGATTTGTTAAGAACGATGTTTTATGTTCTAGATGGATGGGTGATAGCTCTATGTACGTACAAAGATTCCCTAGGATATTATTTGTAACTGGTCAACGTCAACTTCTCAGGAAATAAGGGATCGTGTTGAAATCTAGAAAcgtgaaaaaatgaaatataaaaACAGCCTTCGGGGTAGTTGCAggctttttccctctcacaagTTAAACTAGAGAATGGCATTGGATCACAAGAGCTCTTTTTGATCCTCTCATTGAGCACAAAGATTCTGCAACTTGTGACATGGACTAAATGATTAGATTAACCTAACCCTTGTTCTCATTGCAGAATTTTTATAT
This portion of the Coffea arabica cultivar ET-39 chromosome 2e, Coffea Arabica ET-39 HiFi, whole genome shotgun sequence genome encodes:
- the LOC113730983 gene encoding transcription factor bHLH162; protein product: MEPNPSSSKADRKTIERNRRNRMKTLYSKLTSLIPPQSREASSLPDQLEEATNYIKKMQIKLEKLKERRDFTNGTRLSSDTDTASAGLRLPHIDIQERGSALEVVLITKSDCQFMFTETIRLLHEEGAEVVNASFSVLDETIFHTVHSKIGESAPCSAAARISEKLKKYVYGDN